Proteins from a genomic interval of Kitasatospora kifunensis:
- a CDS encoding trypsin-like serine peptidase: MSLIDNRHPSAKPRLRRTAAAGAAGVLTLFAATACGPDETPKAAPSAPAPTSAAPVTPSADASAGTSGLPGGLPSLADLKKWKFQDWDNWAKQHVITPAAKGFWDLQKVLQAKPADPVAPPQQPTDGGNDPLPSAIQANALAHPYSQNPVDGKLFFDIGPSQHAVCSATVISDPQHPGKSNLIWTAGHCLTSGKTGQQYKNIAFVPAFNSSGAVSHGKQAGSASQFAPFGVWDATAAISSPQWTAEGGETGSAASQYDFAIMKVANPDAGGKSLEEMVGGSVPVWFNAPRDQLKITAVGYPAAPPFDGMEMERCAAGQPSRLSFDPSRPAMEVIGCSMTAGSSGGGWFAVKDGKPALVSNTSIGPEQSGWLAGPYLDDVAQSALDYISKKS, encoded by the coding sequence ATGTCACTGATAGACAACCGCCACCCGAGTGCCAAGCCGCGGTTGCGGCGCACCGCGGCCGCCGGCGCCGCTGGTGTGCTGACCCTCTTCGCCGCCACCGCCTGCGGACCGGACGAGACGCCGAAGGCGGCCCCGAGCGCACCGGCCCCGACCTCGGCGGCGCCCGTGACGCCGAGCGCCGACGCCAGCGCCGGCACCAGCGGGCTGCCGGGCGGTCTGCCCAGCCTGGCCGACCTGAAGAAGTGGAAGTTCCAGGACTGGGACAACTGGGCCAAGCAGCACGTGATCACCCCGGCCGCCAAGGGCTTCTGGGACCTGCAGAAGGTGCTGCAGGCCAAGCCCGCCGACCCCGTCGCCCCGCCGCAGCAGCCCACCGACGGCGGCAACGACCCGCTGCCCAGCGCGATCCAGGCCAACGCGCTGGCCCACCCGTACAGCCAGAACCCGGTGGACGGGAAGCTCTTCTTCGACATCGGCCCCAGCCAGCACGCCGTCTGCTCGGCCACCGTCATCTCCGACCCGCAGCACCCGGGCAAGAGCAACCTGATCTGGACCGCCGGGCACTGCCTGACCAGTGGCAAGACCGGCCAGCAGTACAAGAACATCGCCTTCGTGCCGGCCTTCAACAGCTCCGGCGCGGTCAGCCACGGCAAGCAGGCCGGCAGCGCGAGCCAGTTCGCGCCGTTCGGCGTCTGGGACGCCACCGCCGCGATCTCCTCGCCGCAGTGGACGGCCGAGGGCGGCGAGACCGGCAGCGCGGCCAGCCAGTACGACTTCGCGATCATGAAGGTGGCCAACCCGGACGCGGGCGGCAAGTCGCTGGAGGAGATGGTCGGCGGCTCGGTGCCGGTCTGGTTCAACGCCCCGCGCGACCAGCTGAAGATCACCGCGGTCGGCTACCCGGCCGCCCCGCCCTTCGACGGCATGGAGATGGAGCGCTGCGCGGCCGGCCAGCCCTCCCGGCTCTCCTTCGACCCGTCCCGCCCGGCGATGGAGGTGATCGGCTGCAGCATGACGGCCGGCTCCAGCGGCGGCGGCTGGTTCGCCGTCAAGGACGGCAAGCCCGCGCTGGTCAGCAACACCTCGATCGGCCCGGAGCAGAGCGGCTGGCTGGCCGGCCCCTACCTGGACGACGTGGCGCAGAGCGCACTGGACTACATCAGTAAGAAGAGCTGA
- a CDS encoding trypsin-like serine peptidase, whose protein sequence is MISRTSARVPLAAALAVGLALTAGCGSGPERTADLRNLRSWSASDWSRWAHQHLLKNEIAKDLWSPAAMKAATPAAQSAPTPPAATTPGPQPAGSPSAADTRNDPLPAAVQARGEQHPYPAGLAVFGKLFAKSPQGTYVCSGTVVSDPQHPGKSNLVWTAGHCLHGGKGADWLKNIAFVPDYNSSGAASDGQQATLAQVAPYGRWWANYAMVSPQWMAEGGDSGGSVNQYDSGIIRVTDPDLPGKSLEEEVGGSVPIWFNAPRERLDAVTAYGFPAAKPFDGQELDSCAGGHPGRLSYDPTRPTMLTIGCTMTGGASGGGWLATGPEGKPVLVSNTSIGPSPASWVAGPELDDEAQQMFTSMTQLN, encoded by the coding sequence ATGATCAGCCGGACCAGCGCGCGGGTTCCGCTCGCCGCCGCTCTGGCCGTCGGCCTGGCGCTCACCGCCGGGTGCGGTTCGGGCCCGGAGCGGACCGCCGACCTGCGGAACCTGCGCAGCTGGAGCGCCTCCGACTGGTCCCGGTGGGCGCACCAGCACCTGCTGAAGAACGAGATCGCCAAGGACCTCTGGTCGCCCGCGGCGATGAAGGCGGCCACCCCGGCCGCCCAGAGCGCCCCGACCCCGCCGGCGGCCACGACCCCGGGCCCGCAGCCGGCGGGTTCACCCAGCGCGGCGGACACCCGCAACGATCCGCTGCCCGCCGCCGTCCAGGCGCGGGGCGAGCAGCACCCCTACCCGGCCGGCCTCGCGGTCTTCGGCAAGCTCTTCGCCAAGAGCCCGCAGGGCACCTACGTCTGCTCCGGCACCGTGGTGAGCGACCCGCAGCACCCCGGCAAGAGCAACCTGGTGTGGACCGCCGGGCACTGTCTGCACGGCGGTAAGGGCGCCGACTGGCTGAAGAACATCGCCTTCGTCCCGGACTACAACAGCTCGGGGGCGGCCAGCGACGGCCAGCAGGCCACCCTGGCCCAGGTCGCGCCGTACGGCCGGTGGTGGGCGAACTACGCCATGGTCTCGCCGCAGTGGATGGCGGAGGGCGGCGACTCGGGCGGCTCGGTCAACCAGTACGACTCGGGGATCATCCGGGTGACCGACCCCGACCTGCCCGGGAAGTCACTGGAGGAGGAGGTCGGCGGCTCGGTCCCGATCTGGTTCAACGCCCCGCGTGAGCGGCTCGACGCGGTGACCGCCTACGGGTTCCCCGCCGCCAAGCCCTTCGACGGCCAGGAGCTGGACTCCTGCGCCGGCGGCCACCCGGGCCGGCTCTCCTACGATCCGACCCGGCCCACCATGCTGACCATCGGCTGCACCATGACCGGCGGTGCCAGCGGCGGCGGCTGGCTGGCGACCGGCCCCGAGGGCAAGCCGGTGCTGGTCAGCAACACCTCGATCGGGCCCAGCCCGGCGAGCTGGGTGGCCGGGCCGGAGCTGGACGACGAGGCACAGCAGATGTTCACCTCGATGACCCAGCTGAACTGA